In Streptomyces sp. NBC_00483, a single window of DNA contains:
- a CDS encoding alpha/beta fold hydrolase produces the protein MKFVMVPGGWQGGWAFDAVAAELRRAGHLVEAVTLAGLEPDGPADVDRPPNLDSHIDQVAEIIEDGGEGPLALCGHSYGGMVIAGVADRLGDRLDQLVFIDAYVPEDGDSCWSLTSDQFRHQFMAGVRDDGRWVAAPGGADPRARPHPLASFLQALRLRSGPGRAVGRTFISGGTWPGSPFTAVTERLRHHSDWRVHEIPVGHNIARRDPGGLAAVLGALPPADGSG, from the coding sequence GTGAAGTTCGTGATGGTGCCGGGTGGTTGGCAGGGCGGGTGGGCGTTCGACGCGGTGGCGGCCGAGTTGCGCCGCGCCGGTCACCTGGTCGAGGCGGTGACCCTGGCAGGGCTGGAGCCGGACGGCCCCGCCGACGTCGACCGGCCGCCGAATCTCGACAGCCACATCGACCAGGTGGCCGAGATCATCGAGGACGGCGGTGAAGGACCCCTCGCGCTGTGCGGACACAGCTACGGCGGGATGGTGATCGCCGGTGTCGCCGACCGGCTCGGCGACCGTCTCGATCAACTCGTCTTCATCGACGCCTACGTCCCGGAGGACGGCGATTCGTGCTGGTCGCTGACCAGCGACCAGTTCCGGCACCAGTTCATGGCCGGTGTCCGCGACGACGGTCGCTGGGTCGCGGCCCCCGGCGGGGCCGACCCTCGTGCGCGACCGCACCCGCTGGCGAGCTTCCTCCAGGCGCTCAGGCTGCGAAGCGGCCCCGGACGCGCGGTCGGCCGCACGTTCATCAGTGGTGGCACCTGGCCGGGCAGCCCGTTCACAGCGGTGACCGAACGGCTGCGCCACCACTCGGACTGGCGGGTGCACGAGATTCCTGTGGGCCACAACATCGCGCGTCGCGATCCGGGAGGTCTCGCCGCGGTCCTCGGAGCGCTCCCGCCGGCTGACGGGAGCGGGTGA
- a CDS encoding MFS transporter — MAARALQGVGGALLTPATLMLVFTTFAPGPERNRATSVWGAVGSAGLAAGSLLGGVLTSAFGWSWVFFVNVPLALIAAFAATRILPADRPLDTGRSFDAFGAAVATIGSTLLVFGLVSGPAKGWGSVEGAGALAVGALLLAVFTLIEKRSADPLVPLKLFRLRGLNIPMLALIVFQASLGGTYYLFTTYLQSVLNYSPFEAGIAFLPPTVICMAVASSGAEPAQQGVASALASTCRQIGGALGLAALVAVANAHTGHNPDPHELLGGLRTAGWVAAVGTLGGAFIGLGLKKQPRPAATPAATPASRPEVTDAATQSG, encoded by the coding sequence GTGGCCGCTCGCGCGCTCCAGGGTGTGGGCGGTGCGCTGCTGACGCCGGCGACGCTGATGCTCGTCTTCACGACGTTCGCCCCGGGCCCGGAGCGTAACCGGGCCACGTCCGTGTGGGGCGCCGTCGGCAGCGCGGGCCTGGCGGCGGGCTCGCTGCTCGGCGGTGTGCTGACCAGCGCCTTCGGCTGGAGCTGGGTCTTCTTCGTCAACGTCCCGCTCGCGCTGATCGCGGCGTTCGCCGCCACCCGGATCCTGCCGGCCGACCGCCCGCTCGACACCGGCCGCAGCTTCGACGCCTTCGGTGCCGCGGTCGCCACCATCGGTTCGACGCTGCTGGTCTTCGGCCTGGTCAGCGGTCCGGCCAAGGGCTGGGGCTCGGTGGAGGGCGCCGGTGCTCTGGCGGTCGGCGCGCTGCTGCTGGCTGTCTTCACGCTGATCGAGAAGCGCTCCGCCGACCCCCTGGTGCCACTGAAGCTGTTCCGCCTGCGGGGCCTGAACATCCCCATGCTGGCGTTGATCGTCTTCCAGGCATCTCTGGGCGGCACGTACTACCTGTTCACCACCTACCTGCAGTCCGTGCTGAACTACAGCCCGTTCGAGGCCGGTATCGCCTTCCTGCCGCCGACCGTCATCTGCATGGCGGTGGCGTCCTCGGGGGCCGAACCGGCCCAGCAGGGGGTCGCCTCGGCGCTCGCCTCCACGTGCCGTCAGATCGGCGGCGCCCTCGGCCTCGCGGCCCTGGTCGCGGTGGCGAACGCGCACACCGGCCACAACCCCGACCCGCACGAGCTGCTCGGCGGGCTGCGGACGGCAGGGTGGGTCGCGGCTGTGGGGACGCTCGGCGGTGCGTTCATCGGACTCGGCCTGAAGAAGCAGCCCCGGCCGGCCGCCACGCCTGCCGCCACACCGGCGTCGAGGCCGGAAGTCACCGATGCTGCGACGCAGTCCGGCTGA
- a CDS encoding response regulator transcription factor codes for MVAEDAVLLREGLIGLLERVGHEVVAAVGDADALLAAVRADRPDLIVTDVRMPPTLGDDGLRASVELRKEFPGLPVLVLSQYVERSYALRLLDSGGGAGVGYLLKERVSAVADFTAAIERVAAGGTVVDPEVIHQLVQLRQDPLERLSAREREVLSLIAEGRTNANLAKQLFISEAAVNKHIGNIFTKLDLPVATEGHRRVLAVLAYLRA; via the coding sequence ATCGTGGCCGAGGACGCCGTTCTGTTGCGCGAAGGCCTGATCGGGCTGCTCGAACGGGTCGGGCACGAGGTGGTGGCGGCGGTCGGCGACGCCGACGCGCTGCTCGCCGCGGTCCGCGCCGACCGTCCGGACCTGATCGTCACCGACGTACGGATGCCGCCGACGCTCGGCGACGACGGGCTGCGGGCGTCGGTCGAACTGCGCAAGGAGTTTCCCGGGCTGCCCGTGCTCGTGCTCAGCCAGTACGTGGAACGCTCGTACGCCCTGCGCCTGTTGGACTCGGGCGGCGGTGCCGGGGTCGGCTATCTGCTCAAGGAGCGGGTGAGCGCGGTGGCGGACTTCACGGCCGCGATCGAGCGGGTCGCCGCAGGCGGGACGGTGGTGGACCCCGAGGTCATCCACCAGCTGGTCCAGCTGCGCCAGGACCCGCTGGAGCGGCTCAGCGCCCGGGAGCGCGAGGTGCTCTCGCTGATCGCGGAGGGCCGCACCAACGCGAACCTGGCCAAGCAGCTGTTCATCAGCGAGGCGGCCGTGAACAAGCACATCGGCAACATCTTCACCAAGCTGGACCTTCCGGTGGCCACGGAAGGGCACCGACGGGTGCTCGCGGTCCTGGCGTACCTGCGGGCCTGA
- a CDS encoding sensor histidine kinase translates to MQPTTAWQAMAQRPLSFLTSSWPWRSLAYLSGGVLVGAAAVLVFTLGLAAGLILLVVLIGVAPLVGLVFASTVVATVERRRLRLVDLDHVGDPHRAPEVPGLRGWAATRLKEPATWRELMFTLLSAVALWWLDLLVLGFSFGLPATTIASTDGDTWPWTVFGVLVLLSTPYTVTSWAGARAAMARSFLAPRDRELGEELREVRASQSRLLDSFDAELIRIERDLHDGAQQHLVSLGMTLGLMRLDAEPGSSQDELLTQAERQLSTAHKELRALIRGLNPPVLADHGLVAAIQDYAGRFPIPVTVDLKLPERLPRKLETTMYYLINEAMTNIAKHSGAATAEVHGRYHSDLLILDIKDDGRGGLDPTGSGVTGLADRVTVLDGRMRVSSPSGGPTLLHVEVPCRFA, encoded by the coding sequence ATGCAACCCACAACGGCCTGGCAGGCCATGGCTCAGCGGCCGCTGAGCTTCCTGACCTCCAGCTGGCCCTGGCGGTCCCTGGCGTATCTGAGCGGTGGTGTCCTGGTCGGGGCCGCGGCGGTGCTCGTCTTCACCCTCGGCCTGGCCGCGGGCCTGATCCTCCTGGTCGTACTGATCGGGGTCGCGCCCCTGGTCGGCCTGGTCTTCGCCTCGACCGTGGTCGCCACGGTGGAGCGCCGCAGGCTGCGCCTGGTCGACCTCGACCACGTCGGCGACCCGCACCGCGCCCCGGAGGTCCCGGGGCTGCGCGGCTGGGCCGCCACCCGGCTCAAGGAGCCAGCGACGTGGCGGGAGTTGATGTTCACGCTGCTGTCGGCCGTCGCCCTGTGGTGGCTCGACCTGTTGGTGCTCGGCTTCTCCTTCGGACTGCCGGCCACGACCATCGCCTCGACCGACGGCGACACCTGGCCGTGGACGGTGTTCGGCGTGCTCGTGCTGCTCTCCACGCCGTACACGGTGACTTCGTGGGCGGGGGCGCGCGCCGCCATGGCCCGTTCCTTCCTCGCCCCGCGCGACCGGGAGCTGGGCGAGGAGCTGCGCGAGGTGCGCGCCTCGCAGTCGCGGCTGCTCGACTCCTTCGACGCCGAGCTGATCCGCATCGAGCGGGACCTCCACGACGGAGCCCAGCAGCACCTCGTGTCGCTGGGCATGACGCTGGGCCTGATGCGTCTGGACGCCGAGCCGGGCTCCTCCCAGGACGAGCTGCTCACCCAGGCCGAGCGTCAACTGTCCACGGCGCACAAGGAGTTGCGGGCCCTGATCCGGGGACTGAACCCGCCGGTGCTCGCCGACCACGGGCTCGTCGCGGCGATCCAGGACTACGCGGGCCGGTTCCCGATCCCGGTGACGGTGGATCTGAAGCTGCCCGAGCGGCTGCCCAGGAAGCTCGAGACGACGATGTACTACCTCATCAACGAGGCCATGACGAACATCGCCAAACACAGCGGCGCCGCGACCGCCGAGGTGCACGGTCGCTACCATTCCGATCTGTTGATCCTCGACATCAAGGACGACGGCCGGGGCGGCCTCGACCCGACGGGCAGCGGTGTGACGGGGCTCGCGGACCGGGTCACCGTTCTTGACGGCCGGATGCGGGTGTCGAGTCCGTCCGGTGGTCCCACCCTGTTGCACGTGGAGGTTCCGTGTCGCTTCGCCTGA
- a CDS encoding ABC transporter ATP-binding protein gives MTTTSHTTPTQDAVELHAVRKVHGTGGRQVTALDGVSLSFRRGTFTAIMGPSGSGKSTLLQCAAGLEQPSDGQIVLAGVDIGAQNEMQRTELRRKHVGFVFQAFNLVESLTAAQNVELPSRFAGRKVSREQVATALASVGLADRAGHRPSEMSGGQQQRVALARALITRPDVLFADEPTGALDTVTSREVLRMMRMLVDREGQTTLMVTHDPVAAAHADVVVFLKDGRIADRIPLDQRAGADNAAAIATHMARLEA, from the coding sequence ATGACGACGACAAGCCACACCACCCCCACGCAGGACGCGGTCGAGCTCCACGCCGTGCGCAAGGTCCACGGCACCGGCGGACGACAGGTCACCGCCCTGGACGGCGTCTCGCTCTCCTTCCGCCGCGGCACCTTCACCGCGATCATGGGGCCCTCCGGTTCCGGCAAGTCGACCCTGCTGCAGTGCGCGGCCGGTCTCGAGCAGCCCTCCGACGGACAGATCGTCCTGGCCGGTGTGGACATCGGCGCGCAGAACGAGATGCAGCGCACCGAACTGCGCCGCAAGCACGTCGGCTTCGTGTTCCAGGCCTTCAACCTGGTGGAGTCCCTGACGGCGGCGCAGAACGTGGAGCTGCCCTCCCGGTTCGCCGGCCGCAAGGTCAGCCGCGAGCAGGTCGCCACGGCGCTCGCCTCCGTGGGGCTCGCCGACCGCGCCGGGCACCGCCCCAGTGAGATGTCCGGCGGCCAGCAGCAGCGCGTCGCCCTCGCCCGTGCACTCATCACCCGGCCCGACGTCCTCTTCGCGGACGAGCCGACCGGCGCCCTGGACACCGTCACCTCCCGCGAGGTGCTGCGGATGATGCGGATGCTGGTCGACCGGGAGGGCCAGACCACCCTGATGGTCACCCACGACCCGGTCGCCGCGGCCCACGCCGACGTCGTCGTCTTCCTCAAGGACGGCCGGATCGCCGACCGCATCCCCCTCGACCAACGGGCCGGCGCCGACAACGCCGCCGCGATCGCCACGCACATGGCCCGGCTGGAGGCCTGA
- a CDS encoding ABC transporter permease, with amino-acid sequence MLILANVRERWSGFLGAFVAVLVGVALITTTLVIHDSARAKVQPRYEGTAALALPKQAVDADGSPEDRMPWSRSEAEPLVSGLAKVPGVAHAVVDRSFYAQAVKGGRPVTDEGAEEAGHGFASARMAPYRLVSGHAPAAADEVVVDRDLGAAVGSELTVNITKGREQFRVVGTVDGPGYYFSEKFAAGQQPGVSNIALIPAKGADTAAIASGAKKIIGDNGSVVSGDGRSELQPEYIEHKRFLGVQLISAMALLGLFTTVFVVASMLVLSTGMRRREIGLLRTIGASPKQIRRMILGEAAVVGLAGSIAGCLAGVAATPMLLSLLKGLDVTPPDMEITVAAWPLLTGSLVGIGVSVIGAWSAGRKAAKVAPIEALLDSRSANKGMGRGRWIAGLSVLGLGVVLAIGTATSTADNRINMAIFATMTLIVAAALLTPAFVGPVGRFLTAPFQRGGKAAPVLIRAELVANPRRAASLVAPVIAAVGFAVLLSGMVSTMRVAYPAGEALKVAGQTIVTPDGTPGNTDEVVADNPVGKAALPTRAFVETKHGKNAENAENSENAGKSTVLDVLGSRDAKWNKQGEAVLGEKMAADLGLKQGQEVPVRFADGATVTLRVSQVLPDDPARGDFVVARDLVRAHDPAALTDDIFVPGGAKASAAAPGVALHDAAQYALADYNTDAKLTESLAMMLIVIAVGYSVIAVANSMAMAAHGRRRDFGVMKSAGGTVRQLLFTSAGETALVIVIGAALGVLVTLPPLAGMAAGLSEATSSDVGLHLNAGVVVAAIIGTLVAALLAGAAVTSKTLKRQAV; translated from the coding sequence ATGCTGATCCTCGCGAACGTACGTGAACGCTGGTCGGGTTTCCTCGGTGCCTTCGTCGCCGTCCTGGTCGGCGTGGCCCTGATCACCACCACCCTGGTCATCCACGACTCGGCCCGCGCCAAGGTCCAGCCCCGCTACGAGGGCACCGCGGCCCTCGCCCTGCCGAAGCAGGCCGTCGACGCCGACGGCAGCCCCGAGGACCGGATGCCGTGGAGCAGGTCCGAGGCGGAGCCGCTCGTCTCCGGCCTTGCGAAGGTCCCCGGCGTCGCCCACGCCGTGGTCGACCGCTCCTTCTACGCCCAGGCCGTCAAGGGCGGCAGGCCCGTCACCGACGAGGGTGCCGAGGAGGCCGGGCACGGCTTCGCCAGTGCGCGGATGGCGCCGTACCGGCTGGTCTCGGGCCATGCTCCCGCCGCCGCGGACGAGGTCGTGGTCGACCGTGACCTCGGCGCCGCCGTGGGCAGCGAACTGACCGTCAACATCACCAAGGGCCGCGAGCAGTTCCGGGTCGTCGGCACGGTGGACGGCCCCGGCTACTACTTCAGCGAGAAGTTCGCGGCCGGGCAGCAGCCGGGCGTGAGCAACATCGCCCTGATCCCCGCCAAGGGCGCCGACACCGCGGCGATCGCCTCCGGTGCGAAGAAGATCATCGGCGACAACGGCAGCGTGGTCTCCGGCGACGGCCGCTCCGAACTGCAGCCCGAGTACATCGAGCACAAGCGTTTCCTGGGCGTCCAGCTGATCAGCGCCATGGCCCTCCTGGGCCTGTTCACCACGGTGTTCGTGGTCGCCTCCATGCTGGTCCTGTCCACCGGGATGCGCCGCCGGGAGATCGGCCTGCTGCGCACCATCGGCGCCTCGCCCAAGCAGATCCGCCGCATGATCCTCGGCGAGGCCGCCGTGGTCGGGCTCGCGGGTTCGATCGCCGGCTGCCTGGCGGGCGTGGCCGCCACGCCGATGCTGCTCTCCCTCCTCAAGGGCCTGGACGTGACGCCGCCCGACATGGAGATCACCGTCGCCGCATGGCCGCTGCTGACGGGCTCCCTGGTCGGGATCGGGGTCAGCGTCATCGGTGCCTGGAGCGCGGGCCGCAAGGCCGCCAAGGTCGCCCCCATCGAGGCGCTGCTCGACAGCCGCTCGGCCAACAAGGGCATGGGGCGCGGTCGTTGGATCGCCGGTCTGTCCGTCCTGGGCCTGGGTGTTGTGCTCGCCATCGGGACCGCCACGTCGACCGCCGACAACCGCATCAACATGGCGATCTTCGCCACGATGACGCTGATCGTCGCGGCGGCCCTGCTCACCCCGGCGTTCGTCGGTCCGGTCGGCCGGTTCCTGACCGCGCCGTTCCAGCGCGGCGGCAAGGCCGCTCCGGTCCTCATCCGGGCCGAGCTGGTCGCCAACCCGCGCCGCGCCGCCTCGCTGGTGGCCCCGGTGATCGCCGCCGTCGGCTTCGCGGTCCTGCTCAGCGGCATGGTGTCGACCATGCGGGTCGCCTACCCGGCCGGTGAGGCGCTGAAGGTCGCGGGCCAGACGATCGTCACGCCGGACGGCACCCCCGGCAACACCGACGAGGTCGTCGCCGACAACCCCGTGGGCAAGGCCGCCCTGCCGACCCGCGCCTTCGTCGAGACGAAGCACGGCAAGAACGCTGAGAACGCCGAGAACAGCGAGAACGCCGGGAAGTCCACCGTCCTGGACGTCCTGGGCAGCCGGGACGCGAAGTGGAACAAGCAGGGCGAGGCGGTCCTCGGCGAGAAGATGGCCGCCGACCTGGGTCTGAAGCAGGGCCAGGAGGTCCCGGTCCGGTTCGCTGACGGCGCCACGGTCACCCTGCGCGTCTCCCAGGTGCTGCCCGACGACCCGGCCCGCGGTGACTTCGTGGTCGCCCGCGACCTGGTCCGCGCCCACGACCCGGCCGCGCTCACCGACGACATCTTCGTCCCGGGCGGCGCCAAGGCCTCTGCCGCGGCCCCCGGAGTCGCTCTGCACGACGCCGCCCAGTACGCGCTGGCCGACTACAACACCGACGCCAAGCTCACCGAGTCCCTCGCCATGATGCTGATCGTGATCGCCGTCGGCTACAGCGTGATCGCCGTCGCCAACTCCATGGCCATGGCGGCGCACGGCAGGCGCCGCGACTTCGGGGTGATGAAGTCCGCCGGTGGCACCGTCCGCCAGCTGCTGTTCACCTCGGCGGGCGAGACGGCCCTGGTCATCGTCATCGGCGCGGCCCTGGGTGTGCTGGTGACGCTGCCCCCGCTGGCCGGCATGGCGGCCGGTCTCTCCGAGGCCACCTCCTCGGACGTGGGCCTGCACCTGAACGCGGGCGTCGTGGTCGCCGCGATCATCGGCACCCTGGTGGCGGCGCTGCTCGCCGGAGCCGCGGTCACGTCGAAGACGCTGAAGCGGCAGGCGGTTTGA
- a CDS encoding MFS transporter, whose amino-acid sequence MPLALLALAVVAFGIGTTEFATMGLLPQIADGIDVSVPHAGNLVSAYALGVVVGAPVLTGIGARIPHKRLLLLLSGLFVIGNVASALAPNFGLLFAARFLAGLPHGALFGVGAVVASRLVTPDRAARAVSKMFLGLTVANIIGVPASTALGQHLGWRSAYWAVAVIGGAALAALALFVPHQPRGGQSGIRHELRAMGNRQVLIGLATAVVGFGGFFAVYSYLVPMLTNVTGISDSSTTLVLALYGVGMTLGTLIAGPLTDRALRPTLYAGLALLAAALVAFYFAVHSTVPALIVITLVGALGSLITTPVQMLLMAKAEAAPTMAAASNHSAFNLANAGGAWLGGLSISAGWGWTSPTLVGAALALAGLALAFAGGAMDRGTRRSDVVASSGADSSEQADQVTLTKP is encoded by the coding sequence ATGCCGCTGGCCCTCCTGGCCCTGGCTGTTGTCGCGTTCGGCATCGGCACCACCGAGTTCGCCACGATGGGGCTGCTGCCCCAGATCGCCGACGGCATCGACGTGTCGGTGCCGCACGCCGGCAATCTCGTCTCCGCGTACGCGCTCGGTGTCGTCGTCGGCGCCCCCGTACTGACCGGCATCGGCGCGCGCATCCCCCACAAGCGGCTACTGCTGCTCCTGTCCGGCCTGTTCGTGATCGGCAACGTCGCGTCCGCGCTCGCCCCGAACTTCGGCCTGCTCTTCGCCGCGCGTTTCCTCGCGGGGCTGCCGCACGGAGCGCTGTTCGGTGTGGGCGCGGTCGTCGCGTCCCGGCTCGTCACACCCGACCGGGCCGCGCGCGCCGTCTCGAAGATGTTCCTCGGGCTCACCGTCGCGAACATCATCGGCGTCCCGGCGAGCACGGCCCTCGGCCAGCACCTGGGGTGGCGCTCCGCCTACTGGGCGGTCGCCGTCATCGGCGGTGCCGCCCTCGCGGCGCTCGCCCTCTTCGTCCCGCACCAGCCGCGCGGCGGGCAGAGCGGGATCCGGCACGAGCTGCGGGCGATGGGCAACCGGCAGGTGCTGATCGGCCTGGCCACGGCCGTGGTCGGATTCGGCGGCTTCTTCGCCGTCTACAGCTACCTGGTGCCCATGCTGACGAACGTCACGGGCATCTCCGACTCCTCGACCACCCTGGTCCTCGCGCTCTACGGCGTCGGCATGACGCTGGGCACGCTGATCGCGGGCCCGCTCACGGACCGCGCCCTGCGCCCGACCCTGTACGCGGGTCTCGCCCTGCTCGCCGCGGCGCTCGTGGCGTTCTACTTCGCGGTCCACAGCACGGTGCCCGCGCTCATCGTCATCACCCTCGTCGGAGCGCTGGGCTCCCTCATCACGACGCCCGTACAGATGCTCCTCATGGCCAAGGCGGAGGCGGCCCCGACGATGGCGGCCGCCTCCAACCACTCCGCCTTCAACCTCGCCAACGCGGGCGGCGCCTGGCTCGGCGGCCTGTCCATCTCGGCGGGCTGGGGCTGGACCTCCCCCACCCTCGTGGGCGCGGCCCTCGCCCTCGCCGGCCTCGCACTGGCCTTCGCGGGCGGCGCCATGGACCGCGGCACTCGCCGGTCCGACGTGGTCGCTTCGTCCGGGGCCGATTCCTCGGAGCAGGCCGACCAGGTCACGCTGACGAAGCCCTGA
- a CDS encoding oxygenase MpaB family protein, producing MRRDHWIRQISRLDPDTDYHEIYGISSSYEFPWDTMQALGFALYRTYAVPSIGQLLGRTGEFTERAQKRYDDTVLILDAVGEHGPDVGEGREAVRRMNRMHGAYDISNDDYRYVLSTFVVVPKRWMDAYAWRPYSPREVRAATNYYRDLGRRMNIKDIPETYEEFERLMDDYERRHFAYDPGGHAVSEATLDLMASWYPGPLGTAARRASVCLMDPPLRAAFGYKDPNPTVERVVRGGLRMRGRFVRLLPARGTPQHGRDSSTVRGYPNGYRIADLGTFPGREPAEEARHSHG from the coding sequence GTGCGGCGCGACCACTGGATCCGACAGATCAGCCGGCTCGATCCCGACACCGACTACCACGAGATCTACGGCATCAGCTCGTCGTACGAGTTCCCCTGGGACACCATGCAGGCCCTCGGGTTCGCCCTCTACCGGACGTACGCGGTGCCGAGCATCGGTCAACTCCTCGGCCGGACCGGCGAGTTCACCGAGCGCGCGCAGAAGCGGTACGACGACACCGTGCTCATCCTCGACGCGGTCGGCGAGCACGGTCCCGACGTGGGGGAGGGGCGCGAGGCGGTGCGCCGGATGAACCGGATGCACGGCGCCTACGACATCTCCAACGACGACTACCGCTACGTCCTTTCGACCTTCGTCGTCGTGCCCAAACGCTGGATGGACGCCTACGCGTGGCGGCCGTACTCGCCGCGCGAGGTGCGCGCCGCGACCAACTACTACCGGGACCTCGGCCGGCGGATGAACATCAAGGACATCCCGGAGACGTACGAGGAGTTCGAGCGCCTCATGGACGACTACGAGCGCCGCCACTTCGCGTACGACCCGGGCGGGCACGCGGTCTCCGAGGCGACGCTCGACCTGATGGCGTCCTGGTACCCGGGCCCGCTCGGCACCGCCGCGCGCCGGGCCTCCGTCTGTCTGATGGACCCTCCGCTGCGCGCCGCGTTCGGCTACAAGGACCCGAACCCGACCGTCGAGCGGGTGGTGCGCGGCGGGCTCAGGATGCGCGGCCGGTTCGTCCGCCTCCTTCCGGCGCGCGGCACACCGCAGCACGGCCGGGACAGCAGCACGGTGCGCGGCTATCCGAACGGGTACCGGATCGCCGACCTCGGCACGTTCCCCGGCCGTGAGCCCGCGGAGGAGGCCCGACACTCGCACGGGTGA
- a CDS encoding TIGR03842 family LLM class F420-dependent oxidoreductase yields the protein MDFGLVLQTDPPASAVVDLMKRAERSGFTYGWTFDSAVLWQEPFVIYSRILAETERLTVGPMVTNPGTRTWEVTASTFATLNDMYGNRTVCGIGRGDSAMRVAGRKPNTLARISDAMKVIRALGRGDEADLGGGSVVRFPWVREGAELPVWMAAYGPKALKMAGEEADGFILQLADPFLTEWMIKAVRDAAKEAGRDPASVKICVAAPAYVTEVDTPAALDHAREQCRWFGGMVGNHVADLVARYGAHSGMVPDALTEYIKAREGYDYAHHGRSGNPDTAFVPDEIVDRFCLLGPPAAHLERLEALRELGVDQFAVYAMHDAKEAVIEAYGRDVIPALNG from the coding sequence ATGGACTTCGGACTCGTCCTGCAGACCGACCCGCCCGCCTCCGCGGTCGTGGATCTGATGAAACGCGCGGAGCGCTCCGGCTTCACGTACGGGTGGACGTTCGACTCGGCCGTGCTGTGGCAGGAGCCGTTCGTCATCTACAGCCGGATCCTCGCGGAGACCGAGCGGCTGACCGTGGGCCCGATGGTCACCAACCCGGGCACGCGCACGTGGGAGGTCACCGCCTCGACCTTCGCGACGCTCAACGACATGTACGGCAACCGCACGGTGTGCGGCATCGGGCGCGGCGACTCCGCGATGCGGGTCGCCGGACGCAAGCCGAACACCCTCGCCCGGATCAGCGACGCGATGAAGGTCATCCGCGCGCTCGGCCGCGGTGACGAGGCGGACCTCGGCGGCGGCTCGGTCGTCCGGTTCCCCTGGGTGCGCGAAGGCGCCGAACTCCCCGTCTGGATGGCCGCGTACGGGCCCAAGGCGCTCAAGATGGCCGGCGAGGAGGCCGACGGGTTCATCCTCCAACTCGCCGACCCGTTCCTCACCGAGTGGATGATCAAGGCGGTGCGGGACGCGGCGAAGGAGGCGGGCCGCGACCCCGCCTCGGTCAAGATCTGCGTCGCCGCGCCCGCGTACGTCACGGAGGTCGACACACCGGCCGCGCTCGACCACGCGCGCGAGCAGTGCCGCTGGTTCGGCGGCATGGTCGGCAACCACGTGGCCGACCTGGTGGCCAGGTACGGCGCGCACTCCGGGATGGTGCCGGACGCGCTGACGGAGTACATCAAGGCGCGCGAGGGGTACGACTACGCGCACCACGGCCGCTCCGGGAACCCGGACACGGCGTTCGTGCCCGACGAGATCGTGGACCGCTTCTGTCTGCTCGGCCCGCCCGCCGCACACCTCGAACGGCTGGAAGCGCTCCGGGAGTTGGGCGTCGACCAGTTCGCCGTGTACGCCATGCACGACGCGAAGGAGGCGGTGATCGAGGCGTACGGCAGGGACGTGATCCCCGCGCTGAACGGATAA